ATCTGCGTTTATAACAGCCTGTTCACCTGGCTTAATCTGTTTACTGGCAGCGCCATTGCTCACTTTTACGGCGCCTTCAAAAAGCGTGGTTTTAACCGCTGCTTCATCATGATAAGCATTGATATTAAAATGCGTTCCCAGTACCGCTACTTCCATGTCATCCACCTTTACAAAAAAAGGTTGGTTGTCATTCCTGGCTACTTCAAAATAGCCTTCGCCGGAGAGCGTCACGGTGCGCTCTTTACCGGTGAATGATACAGGATATTTCAGTGAACTGGCGGCATTCAGCCATACGCCGGTGCCGTCCGGCAGTACCACTTTATATTGTCCTCCTCTCGGAATGGATAGTGTGTTATAAGAGATGGCGGTTGCGGCGTCGCCGGTAGCTGCCTGGTATGCCAGCTCTCCGTCTTTTGATTTTGATACCTGTGTATTGCCTTGTAAGGCCAGTACACCATTGCCGGTACTGTCCAGCGTTACCTGTGAACCGTCTGCCAGGGTTAGTACTGCTTTATTCCCCCCCGGTTCAGGCGTCTCATTTTTTTCTATGGGCGCGGCTAGCTTCTTTGCTGCATATGGTGTGGTGTTGTGTTCAAATAACAGATACGCACCTACGCTCAGTAATACCGTAATGGCCGCTGCTGCTGCCAGTTTCGGCCACAGCCTCCGTTTCATTTGTACAACGGGGGTAGTAGCTGATTGTAAGGCCCGCAGCAACATAGCGTCGCTTTGCTCCGGCGAAAAAACGGGATCGGTTGCATTAAATGACTGCCATGCTTCTTCCATGAGCGCCTGTACTTCTTCTTCATTATTATTCTCATACAGCAACGCCATCAACTCAGCCTGTTCCTCAGGGGTAGCCGTGTTGTCGAAATAACGATGGAATAACCAGGTAATCCTTTTATCAGCCATTAAATGTTTTTATTTTCCGGTTATAAGACACCGGAGATCAGAGAAAGGGTCAATGCCGGAAGATTATTTTTTTAAATCTTCAAAAAGAATGACAAATACCGGGATCATCTTGCCGGCATGTGCCTGTACATAGCGGGTGATAGCACCTATCGCCAGGCTGATATGTCTTTTTACAGTTTCCCGTGAAAGGAGCAGCCGGGAGGCTATCTCTTCATGTTTTAATCCTTCCCTGCGACTCAGCAGCCATACTTTTTGCTGCTGGGGAGGGAGTTTTTTCACGGCTTCTTCTATTAAAGTATAATATCTTTCCATGTCTTCACCGGCAGCATGGTCTGACCCCTGCGCGGTATCCGAAGCCCAGGTTTGCTGCTTCATGGCCTCACGGGCCTGTTGCCGGAGCACATTGTAGGTATGATTACGGGAAGCGATAAATAAATAAGACCGGAAATTATTCACTTCCTGCAACTGTGTGCGCTTTGTCCAGATCTTGATAAACACCTCCTGCACCACTTCTTCCGCAAGTGCTACTGACTTTGTAACACGTAATACATAAGCGCCCAGCTCCTGATGATAAGCCCGGAACAACTGCTCAAAGGCTCGCTCATCACCTTCCGCGGTTTGCTTCAGCAATAACTTCTCATCCAATACGGGAATACGGTGCATACGTCAATAATACAAAATTTAAAAGATTATTATCCCCGCTTTATTTTAGCCGGTATTGGCCATCATATATAATTACAATGTTGTAAAATACAACACAGCCGCCAGGCAATCATCATTAATAAATTGTTATCCCGCAATAAGGAGGCGGGTCACTCCTGTTCTTCCCTCTTATTCTATGGTTGATAATGATACCCCCGAACCATCACCGGTTCGGTGTATTCCGGTCAGCAAGATATTATACTGCCGTCCCTTCTACAAAACTATAGCAAAATATTTATAAATTAAAAGGGGAAGATGAACAGGTGATGTCGAAGTGAGCGTTTTTTTTATGGAAGTCCGGGATTATTTTTCATCGTATGCTTCCTGTAAAGTTTTAATATCAATTTTATCCATTTTCATCATCGCCTTCATCACTCTTCCTGCTTTCACGGGATCTTTATCATTCATCAACTCCATTAAAGTAGCGGGAATGATCTGCCACGACAGGCCATATTTATCCTCCAGCCAACCACAGCGACTTTTAGCTCCACCCTCAGAAAGCGTTTCCCACAACTCATCTACTTCTTCCTGTGTTATGCAGTTTACAAAAAGCGATATGGCCGGGGTAAAAGTGTAATGCGGGCCGCCGTTTAAAGCCACAAAATCTTCTCCTTCCAGTTGGAAGCTGACCGTTAGTACACTTCCTGCGGGCGCAGGGCCTCCTTCTCCATAACGGTTTATAGCTGTGATTTTTGAATTTTTAAAAACAGAGACATAGTAATTCACGGCTTCTTCGGCGTTATCATTAAACCAGAGGAATGGTGTGATCTTTTTCATAAAATGTTTTTTGGGTTTACGCTGAATACAATTACCTCTTTGCAAAAGTACCTCCGGCCGGTTGAACATATTGTCCATCCATTTACCGGAGGTTGATAAACCAAATTTACTTGCAGAAATTCACTTCCAGGAGGTGGAGAAGCGACAATTTAAGGGGTTAATTGCGACAACCACCAATTTCCGCTACCGCACCACATTCAGTACCCCGTTCATAATCCGCCAATGCCCCGGATAAGAGCAGATATAAGGGTATGCGCCCGGTTCTGCCGGTACCCTGAACCTCAGGCTGTATTTTTCTGCCGGATTCACCAGCGGCGTGGCATGCAGTACTTCCGGGATGCGCGGCACATATTGCCGGCTTGCGCCATCCAGTGTTTCTGCCAACTGATCAGCCGCTTCCCCTACCCTGGCAAGACTACCAGGTTTCAGGATCAGCAGGTTGTGCTGCATGAAGTCTACATTATCAAAAACGATTTCCAGGATGGTGCCTGCCTTTGCATGTAGCACGGTCTTATCATATTTCATTTCATGCGGCAGTGTTTTAAGTACGATCACCTGGTCGGGCTTTCCAAGTTCGGCGATCTCTACTTTTTCACTGATCCCGCTTTCCTTAGAGGCCGCAGCAATACCTGCATGATGTTTCACTGCTGCGATAGACAATGCTTTGCGTATCCATTTATCTTCCACCACACGTCCTTTCTGGTTGGCCATCTCAAATAATTGATGCCCAATTTCATTAGAGGTGGGCAGATCAATTACTTTCAGTACGGCAGCCAGCA
The Chitinophaga sp. MM2321 DNA segment above includes these coding regions:
- a CDS encoding FecR domain-containing protein, whose amino-acid sequence is MADKRITWLFHRYFDNTATPEEQAELMALLYENNNEEEVQALMEEAWQSFNATDPVFSPEQSDAMLLRALQSATTPVVQMKRRLWPKLAAAAAITVLLSVGAYLLFEHNTTPYAAKKLAAPIEKNETPEPGGNKAVLTLADGSQVTLDSTGNGVLALQGNTQVSKSKDGELAYQAATGDAATAISYNTLSIPRGGQYKVVLPDGTGVWLNAASSLKYPVSFTGKERTVTLSGEGYFEVARNDNQPFFVKVDDMEVAVLGTHFNINAYHDEAAVKTTLFEGAVKVSNGAASKQIKPGEQAVINADAANIRVVNADMDQALAWKNGFFLFRRTSLEAVMRQLSRWYDVDIRYERKIPAREFSGEIPRNAGLPEILKILELSRIQFRVKGKQIIIM
- a CDS encoding RNA polymerase sigma-70 factor — translated: MHRIPVLDEKLLLKQTAEGDERAFEQLFRAYHQELGAYVLRVTKSVALAEEVVQEVFIKIWTKRTQLQEVNNFRSYLFIASRNHTYNVLRQQAREAMKQQTWASDTAQGSDHAAGEDMERYYTLIEEAVKKLPPQQQKVWLLSRREGLKHEEIASRLLLSRETVKRHISLAIGAITRYVQAHAGKMIPVFVILFEDLKK
- a CDS encoding VOC family protein, whose product is MKKITPFLWFNDNAEEAVNYYVSVFKNSKITAINRYGEGGPAPAGSVLTVSFQLEGEDFVALNGGPHYTFTPAISLFVNCITQEEVDELWETLSEGGAKSRCGWLEDKYGLSWQIIPATLMELMNDKDPVKAGRVMKAMMKMDKIDIKTLQEAYDEK